CAAGGCAGTAGGCTAAGGCACGGAAGGTTGAGACAAATATACCAATAAAACAGTAATTACAGCTATGTCCTATGTTGATGTTACAAATGGCAAAATACAAAATCaagacaaataacaaaaacagcgATGCAGTTGTAAACGTAAgtaaatatttgaatattcgGGTAATATCCAAAGATATATATACCAAAACTGAtagaaatatttacttttttttaaagaaaggagatgtaactttaaaaatgtCATGTATAATATTCCAATGTAAACATAGACATAAATGAATTCGttaaacagtgtattttttaaGTAAGCTGCTTTGAATTCGGGAAGTGGGAATGTCCACTCTTGCATCTCTTTGTATCATCCAGCcattatatcaaaggccatggtatgtgctatcctgtctgtaggatggtgcatataaaagatccattgctactaatgaacagaTATatcgggtttcatctctaagactgtttgtaaaaattaccaaatgtttgacatccaattgccgatgattaataaatcaatgtgctctagtagtgttgttaaacaaaacaaacttttaactctttGTATCAGTGTCTAAGCTGTGCTTATCGCATTTCtacaaattacatgtaacaCTACCTATGTTAACCAGACAGGGGACCTAAAATGTGTAACAGTctcacaaacaaacaacaataacacagTCTCCTAtttttaaaccggcctcggtggcgtcgtggttaggccatcggtctacaggcaggcagataggtactgggttcggatcccagtcgaggcatgggatttttaatccagataccgactccaaaccctgagtgagtgctccgcaaggctcaatgaagggtgtaaaccacttgcaccgaccagtgatccataactggttcaacaaaggcaatggtttgtgctatcctgcctgtgggaaatgcaaataaaagatcccttgctgctaatcggaaagagtagcccatgtagtggcgacagtgggtttcctctcaaagtctgtatggtccttaaccatatgtctgacgccatataaccgtaaataaaatgtgttgagtgcgtcgttaaataaaacatttctttcttttttttctttcctatttttaaaaactgatttgTTGTACGGTAGACATGAACTAAACAGGAGTCAAGTCATTTCTCTTTTCAttaagtaatttatttatttatgcattaattaattaattaattaattaattaattaattagttcgTTAGTTAGTTCGTTCGTTCGtacgttcgttcgttcgttcgggGTTTCCTATTTTTTCCCGACCAAGTGTGAAACCAAACAGCCGTACTTTAAAAATATGCTgagatattgttaaacaaacattattcattcattcattcattcattcattcattcattcttcgttttttctctcgttttcttccttcattttgttctgttctttATTTGTTCTTCTCTTGTTCTTGAATCTTCCACCCTTcattatttccttttttattattaattttttcttttcattcattgtcttttttcttttcttctttctatttttttctctctcttcttaAAACGTTTTTGCTTTTTCGGTTATTCGGTTAATCTATTAGGACGAAGTTGCATGAAAAtcagatattaaaataatagtttctagATATAGATTTCTCACCGGAGTCGTTCCTTTGGATACTTCCATTTCTAGGACTTCTTAATTGTTCCATAAATATGTGCCAATACACGTATTGACATACCCCGTCGTTAATTTGTCATTAGCGTCCGTTCATTCAATACCTGGTGCATGTTGAACAAATGACTGGCATGAATGTCCGCATCAACAAAGGATTATAGAATCAATCATGGTAATGTCGTCTTGAATGTCAACGAATGTCGCAAGTCAGGGTCAGTCTTTCTTCCAGCATACGTATGCAGGAGTTTGAATGCTGAACACGCATTGAAAGTCGTACTTTCGGTTATAATGGTCAGCGACTCGGCAATAATCGGTTTTAGGTTAATGCGAGTATAATTCGAAAACGCCTGACTACTGGCACAAATCCACGGTTCGCTGCTATTGCGGGCATAAATCCGtgttcattaaacatttatactTACATAATACCGTCTTTTAAACACGAATGGAGTCTTTTTAACCATTCTATTGTTGGCGCCGTAAAGCGCACACACAGCTCTATATATTGGAGTATAAATGATTATGTTATTCTATATGGGGGATATTCGAAGAAGTAAACCAGGGTAACGCGAACAAACTTACAATTAGGTATAGTGATGGGACTAAAATGACTCTTGAGCTGGTAAGTTAtctttaaaaacaagaacattttaattactagaATTAGACGTTTAATAAAGCAAAActatcttttatttttataaaatactttAGAGATTTGTGCTGTCGTTTTATTTGTGCTATATTAATAGTACATTCTTTTTGTACTCTCttcagctctctctctctctctctctctctctctctctctctctctctctctctctctctctctctctctctctctctctctctctctctcctacacTTCACTTCTCTCTCTGTGATTTTGGTACTGTTTCTTGCTTTCTTGCTTTCTGTCTCTATTTCTGTCCGTCTCTCTTTCTGTCCGGccttttttctttgtctttgtccGCGCtcgtacgtgtgtgtatgtgtatgtgtatgtgtatgtgtatgtgtatgtgtatgtgtatgtgtgcaccGTCTCTATTttactcccctcccccctcttaTTTTTAAAGGAGttttggaggtgggggggggggggcagattgATTCTTGGAACGAACGAGCATGGAAGGCACAAGACACTAGGGGATCCTGGGTGCCCCCCAGGAAATTATGAAATCTAAAGTTTCTGATATACCATTTTGaagccatttcagggaggttacatacttaaaacgtcaatatcagtaaactgtacataaatacatacatacgcatgcACGCATACAAGAACGCCTTAAAGCATATACATCACAACACTGTATTGTATATTGATTTAACTACTAGTGTGCTGATTGAAGCCTCTACTTTTATTGCAGCCAACTGTCACGTGGGACGACTACATCTACGACGTCCTCATCAGCAGCGGTAACGGCGGGTATGTCTCAAAGGCGGGAATATACAACACGGACGGACAGAAATGGGCGGCCTCCGAGGATCTCGACATTCACTCGTCCGAAATAAGAGACATCGTTGCCGCTTTCGACGACTGTTCGAAAATTCGAAAGACCGGAATCCGCCTGGGCTGTCGAGTATTCACACTAACGAGGATAACTGATCGCAGAGTGCTGGTAGGGCGCGAATCCAAATCCGGGGCTGGGGTAGTGGCATTCCGCTGTGAGTCCTGCGTGGTGCTGGGAGTTTGCGAGGAGGGGGCGTCTCAAGCAGGCTGCTACACGATGGTCATGAAACTTGGAGATTATTTAACTGACATGGGATACTGAGACTGTTGTCATATTGCCTGTTCATAAACATGTATTTTGCTAGTCTCAGACTATCagctgtcacgacggagttggctaactcgacggttgcgttgtaattttgttttcaactcCCAAATTACGACgtgtgcgctcagattaacaactaatcggtcgtaggtgTGGTATTCGACCAGAATCGAGTTTAAGAGTGCTAACACaggcaactggacagtcgtagatgTTGAAAGATCggtgagttggccaacttcgtcgtgacagttaaattaaattactttcATTGGGAAGTGagaaactgaatataatataagCCTGCTTCTCACGGACAAAGTATGTTATTAACAAATGAAGTCTCCTCcgaccaacaacaacaatggaTTATCTTGAGAAATCTATGCGATGTCACGTCTGGAAAGTAACTATTGTGTGCAAAGTATTTTTTCCCAGataaataataagaaaacaTGGATATTTGAAACAGGAATACTCCATTATATTTGATACTAGACATCTTATATAGCGATTTctgattgtaaaaaaacaaacccaaatgtGTTTGGGTTTTACTAATGCAATATCGCCGTACAAACAGAACAGAATATAGTTGTACTGTATAGTCGGAGACAGAACAATCTTTATTAAATTCAGGGACA
The sequence above is drawn from the Gigantopelta aegis isolate Gae_Host chromosome 6, Gae_host_genome, whole genome shotgun sequence genome and encodes:
- the LOC121376328 gene encoding profilin-2-like isoform X1, with product MLMLQMAKYKIKTNNKNSDAVVNPTVTWDDYIYDVLISSGNGGYVSKAGIYNTDGQKWAASEDLDIHSSEIRDIVAAFDDCSKIRKTGIRLGCRVFTLTRITDRRVLVGRESKSGAGVVAFRCESCVVLGVCEEGASQAGCYTMVMKLGDYLTDMGY
- the LOC121376328 gene encoding profilin-2-like isoform X2; translation: MTLELPTVTWDDYIYDVLISSGNGGYVSKAGIYNTDGQKWAASEDLDIHSSEIRDIVAAFDDCSKIRKTGIRLGCRVFTLTRITDRRVLVGRESKSGAGVVAFRCESCVVLGVCEEGASQAGCYTMVMKLGDYLTDMGY